A genomic window from Calonectris borealis chromosome 26, bCalBor7.hap1.2, whole genome shotgun sequence includes:
- the LRRN2 gene encoding leucine-rich repeat neuronal protein 2, with the protein MRPMSLSCLGGSRSHQPKMRRFQTSSLLLCVVAATAIPIVPWKVKCPPQCVCQIRPWYTPRSVYREAATVDCNDLFISAVPEDLPEGTQTLLLQSNNIARLEQSELDYLRNLSELDLSQNSFSDVWDFGLRSMPQLLSLHLEENQLAELPDGSFPGLGNLQELYLNHNQLCRIAPRAFSGLGSLLRLHLNSNLLRTVDSRWFQMLPSLEILMIGGNRVDAILDMNFRPLSNLRSLVLAGMNLREISDYALEGLRSLESLSFYDNKLVNVPKRALQQVPGLKFLDLNKNPLQRVKQSDFTNMLHLKELGLNNMEELVSIDQFALINLPELTKLDVTNNPKLSFIHPNAFHHLPQLETLMLNNNALSALHKQTVESLPNLQEISIHSNPIRCDCVIRWVNSTENHIRFIEPQSTLCAEPPDLKRRHIRDVPFREMTDRCLPLISTKSFPSHLEVADGDNVSLHCRALAEPDPEIYWVTPSGMKLIPYVEDGRYKVHPEGTLEIHGISAREAGLYTCVAHNLLGADTKSVSMMVNHSFPLSEDSLELVVADVQTYHILVAWKPHLNTISSNLTWSSFLLSSNLDMTNVARIPMGTHTYNITRLHQDTEYWACLHVAFVDLQAKVACVNARTKEATHRYRLLEGWQSLLMVLVLCLLLLATSLVARYGIGAEPRRARELLRGATAVRVVYPPLAQPWARGQRGGQLLAVEVQAAPLDC; encoded by the coding sequence ATGCGCCCCATGAGCCTTTCCTGCCTGGGTGGAAGCCGGTCCCACCAGCCAAAAATGAGACGCTTCCAAACCAGCTCGCTTCTGCTCTGCGTGGTGGCCGCCACCGCCATCCCCATCGTGCCCTGGAAGGTCAAATGCCCACCGCAGTGCGTCTGCCAGATCAGGCCGTGGTACACCCCCCGCTCGGTGTACCGGGAGGCTGCCACGGTGGACTGCAATGACTTGTTCATCTCTGCCGTGCCAGAAGACCTGCCGGAGGGGACCCAGACCCTGCTCTTGCAAAGCAACAATATCGCCAGGCTTGAGCAGAGTGAGCTGGACTATCTCAGAAACCTCTCGGAGCTGGACCTGTCGCAGAACAGCTTCTCTGATGTCTGGGACTTTGGCCTGAGGAGCATGCCCCAGCTGCTCAGCCTGCACCTGGAGGAGAACCAGCTGGCCGAGCTGCCTGATGGCAGCTTTCCCGGGCTGGGCAACCTGCAGGAGCTCTACCTGAACCACAACCAGCTCTGCAGGATCGCTCCCCGCGCCTTCTCTGGCCTCGGCAGCCTGCTGCGCCTCCACCTCAACTCCAACCTGCTGAGGACAGTTGACAGCCGCTGGTTCCAGATGCTCCCCAGCCTGGAGATCCTCATGATCGGAGGCAACAGGGTGGATGCGATCTTGGATATGAACTTCAGGCCCCTGTCAAACCTGCGGagtttggttttggctgggatgaaCTTGAGGGAGATCTCGGACTATGCGCTGGAAGGGCTGCGGAGCCTGGAGAGCCTCTCTTTCTATGACAACAAGCTTGTGAATGTCCCCAAGCGGGCGCTGCAGCAAGTTCCTGGTCTCAAGTTCCTGGATCTGAACAAAAACCCATTGCAGAGGGTCAAGCAAAGCGACTTCACGAACATGCTGCACCTCAAAGAGCTGGGGCTCAACAACATGGAGGAGCTGGTGTCCATAGACCAGTTTGCCTTGATCAACCTCCCCGAGTTGACCAAGCTAGATGTGACCAACAACCCCAAGCTGTCCTTTATCCACCCCAATGCATTCCACCACCTTCCCCAACTGGAAACCCTCATGCTCAACAACAACGCCCTAAGTGCCTTGCATAAGCAGACGGTGGAGTCCCTGCCCAACCTGCAGGAGATCAGCATCCACAGCAACCCCATCCGCTGTGACTGCGTCATCCGCTGGGTCAACAGCACGGAAAACCACATCCGCTTCATTGAACCCCAGTCCACGCTGTGCGCCGAGCCCCCCGATCTCAAGAGGAGGCACATTCGGGATGTCCCCTTCCGGGAGATGACGGACCGATGCCTGCCTCTCATCTCCACCAAGAGCTTCCCCTCCCACTTAGAGGTGGCAGATGGTGACAATGTCTCCTTGCACTGCCGAGCTCTGGCAGAGCCAGACCCGGAGATCTACTGGGTCACCCCTTCGGGGATGAAGCTGATCCCCTACGTGGAAGATGGGCGTTACAAGGTGCACCCTGAAGGGACGCTGGAGATTCACGGGATCTCAGCTCGGGAGGCTGGGCTGTACACCTGCGTGGCTCACAACCTCCTCGGGGCAGACACCAAGAGCGTCAGCATGATGGTCAACCACTCCTTCCCGCTCAGCGAGGACAGCCTGGAGCTGGTGGTGGCGGATGTCCAGACCTACCACATCCTGGTTGCCTGGAAGCCGCATCTCAACACCATCTCCTCCAACCTCACCTGGTCCAGCTTCTTGCTTAGCTCCAACTTGGACATGACCAACGTGGCCCGGATCCCCATGGGGACCCACACGTACAACATTACCCGGCTCCACCAGGACACGGAGTACTGGGCTTGCCTCCACGTGGCCTTTGTAGACTTGCAGGCCAAGGTGGCTTGTGTGAACGCCAGGACTAAAGAGGCTACCCACCGCTACCGGCTCCTGGAGGGCTGGCAGAGCCTTCTGATGGTGCTAGTCCTCTGTCTCCTGCTCCTTGCCACCAGCCTCGTAGCTCGCTATGGCATCGGGGCAGAGCCCAGGAGGGCCAGGGAGCTGCTCCGGGGTGCCACGGCTGTGCGTGTGGTCTATCCCCCCCTTGCCCAGCCCTGGGCTCGGGGGCAGCGTGGGGGGCAGCTCCTGGCCGTGGAGGTGCAAGCAGCCCCCCTGGACTGCTGA